From a region of the Drosophila virilis strain 15010-1051.87 chromosome 3, Dvir_AGI_RSII-ME, whole genome shotgun sequence genome:
- the LOC6622174 gene encoding thioredoxin-related transmembrane protein 1 produces the protein MKIWSYFWCAALLLACGVGSELQQCLTNENPNNEKFILDENSWELMLQGEWMIGFCVPLIMACIKFNRVWSKFAHEKQLEKSEMIVASMKLEYSETVIRRFSLHDLPTILHVKDGVFRKLPLAQTVDELKELALTKWQETEPMPFWQHPNGVLIQAYIQYIRAIDKVYQTTWLDTDYEHATWLVRIGLALILAMIVTATCGAYTFIRDKRHTPKRAKKPKKESVANDKNVEGRTSYKKGAVK, from the coding sequence aTGAAAATCTGGTCATACTTTTGGTGCGCTGCGCTACTCTTAGCgtgcggcgttggcagcgaaCTGCAGCAGTGCCTCACGAACGAGAATccaaataatgaaaaattcaTATTGGATGAGAACTCGTGGGAGCTGATGCTGCAGGGCGAGTGGATGATCGGCTTCTGTGTGCCGCTGATCATGGCctgcataaaatttaatcGCGTATGGAGCAAGTTCGCACACGAGAAGCAGCTGGAGAAGAGCGAAATGATTGTCGCCAGCATGAAACTGGAGTACTCGGAGACGGTGATCAGGCGCTTCTCGCTGCACGATCTGCCCACCATTTTGCATGTTAAAGATGGTGTATTCCGAAAGCTGCCCTTGGCTCAGACCGTTGATGAGCTCAAGGAGCTGGCGCTAACAAAATGGCAGGAAACAGAACCAATGCCCTTTTGGCAGCATCCAAATGGTGTACTTATACAAGCCTACATACAATACATTCGTGCCATTGATAAGGTCTACCAGACAACCTGGCTGGATACGGACTATGAGCATGCCACATGGCTAGTGCGCATTGGCCTAGCTCTCATCTTGGCCATGATTGTGACGGCCACCTGTGGCGCTTACACCTTTATACGGGACAAGCGACACACCCCAAAACGTGCCAAGAAACCGAAGAAGGAATCGGTAGCAAATGACAAGAACGTCGAGGGTCGTACTTCCTACAAGAAGGGGGCGGTAAAATAG